A genomic stretch from Shewanella sediminis HAW-EB3 includes:
- the gloB gene encoding hydroxyacylglutathione hydrolase: MQDAQSLVPQSSSDSITVTPISAFDDNYIWVISQASHSFVYVVDPGDAEVVISHLEEHKQVLAGVLITHHHEDHTGGLERLIEYTDHEFDIFGPKNENIAHVTTPISTQTEVTLSKLTSKAKIISVPGHTLGHIAYLIESHLFCGDTLFSGGCGRIFEGTAEQMHHSLQAFAKLPLNTQVYCAHEYTLSNLKFALAVDTENEALAAHNTDCIAQRELGKPTLPSSIGQELSINPFLRCHTQAIQRSVSNHFEVNHSDNVTVFGLLRQWKDNF; encoded by the coding sequence ATGCAAGACGCGCAATCGCTAGTACCACAATCCAGCTCTGATAGCATAACCGTTACGCCAATATCCGCGTTTGATGATAATTATATCTGGGTCATCTCCCAAGCATCACACTCTTTTGTTTATGTCGTCGATCCGGGTGATGCTGAGGTGGTAATAAGTCATCTGGAAGAGCACAAACAGGTCTTGGCAGGTGTATTAATCACTCACCATCATGAGGACCATACCGGAGGTCTTGAAAGACTCATCGAGTACACAGATCATGAATTTGATATTTTTGGCCCGAAAAATGAAAATATCGCCCATGTAACGACGCCTATATCAACCCAAACAGAGGTCACACTGTCAAAACTAACCTCGAAGGCAAAGATTATCTCTGTCCCGGGGCACACCTTAGGCCATATAGCCTATCTGATAGAAAGCCACCTATTTTGCGGTGACACGCTCTTCAGCGGAGGCTGCGGTCGAATATTTGAAGGAACGGCTGAGCAGATGCACCACTCACTGCAAGCATTTGCCAAACTGCCCCTCAATACTCAGGTCTATTGCGCTCATGAATACACACTTTCAAACCTTAAGTTTGCCCTCGCAGTCGACACGGAAAATGAGGCCTTGGCGGCTCATAATACAGACTGTATCGCACAACGAGAGCTAGGAAAGCCAACCCTCCCATCAAGTATTGGGCAGGAGCTTAGTATCAACCCTTTCCTACGCTGTCATACTCAGGCGATCCAGCGCTCAGTTTCCAACCATTTCGAGGTTAATCACTCAGATAATGTCACCGTTTTCGGGCTTCTCAGACAATGGAAGGACAATTTCTAA
- a CDS encoding class I SAM-dependent methyltransferase, producing MSVNPRPQLPEQWSQLPNGDTIKRHIEKELAPWWPKVFGYHMLSLGALSAELDMPGLPIGRRFSLFDGEGAALRADFSELPIQNGVIDAVVMNMLLEFEPDPYKLLRETDRVLISGGYLFIIGFNPLSPAFIGKILPKQQEALPWCGRFFMPSRVKDWLGLLGYRVVGDERLLYHHMLSDINQDSIWQHALKAWLPGSGSLYLIVARKLESPLTPIHEKRKIRQPKWSTAPSAGRAGHHSKQQS from the coding sequence TTGTCAGTTAATCCCAGGCCACAGCTGCCCGAGCAATGGTCCCAATTGCCTAACGGCGATACCATTAAGCGACATATTGAAAAAGAGCTGGCTCCCTGGTGGCCTAAGGTCTTCGGTTACCATATGTTGAGTCTGGGGGCCTTGAGTGCAGAGCTTGATATGCCGGGGCTTCCCATTGGCAGGCGCTTTTCTCTTTTTGATGGTGAAGGTGCAGCGCTTAGAGCAGATTTTAGCGAATTGCCGATTCAAAACGGGGTGATCGATGCGGTGGTTATGAATATGCTGCTCGAGTTTGAGCCGGATCCCTATAAATTACTGCGCGAAACGGACCGGGTTTTGATATCGGGGGGCTACCTCTTTATCATAGGTTTTAACCCGCTTAGTCCCGCTTTTATTGGTAAGATATTGCCGAAACAGCAAGAGGCGTTGCCCTGGTGTGGCCGCTTTTTTATGCCTTCGAGGGTAAAAGACTGGCTTGGATTGTTAGGGTACCGGGTCGTTGGTGATGAGCGTTTGTTATATCACCATATGTTAAGTGATATTAATCAGGATAGTATATGGCAACATGCTTTAAAGGCATGGTTGCCAGGGTCCGGCAGTTTATATCTTATCGTTGCCAGAAAACTTGAGTCTCCCTTGACGCCGATCCATGAGAAGCGAAAAATCAGGCAGCCCAAGTGGAGTACGGCGCCAAGTGCCGGACGCGCGGGACATCATTCGAAGCAACAAAGTTAA
- a CDS encoding LysR substrate-binding domain-containing protein, giving the protein MRITLKQLTIFEAVARSGQVARAAEMVNLSAPATSMALSELESQLDARLFERVGNRLRLNSQGSLLLPLATEALQKFDQIEHLFSSPEAELSGTLNVSASSTIGNYLMAKSSVAFCQQHTSALVDLDITNTLAVIKSVLEFRSEVGFIEGQCLDSRIRVEAWHKDKLLVFCHPAHPLAGQRVAPQALKGQPWVMREEGSGTRDYFISSAQALDMQPIERFNFSTPDAIKQAVKQGAGLAVLSELTLEKEVSRKELAIIEVEGLELERQFYRIHHKSRKSTPLCDAFIDFCRSFINVAT; this is encoded by the coding sequence ATGCGAATAACATTAAAACAGCTAACCATTTTTGAAGCGGTAGCACGAAGTGGACAAGTTGCCCGTGCGGCTGAAATGGTTAACTTATCGGCTCCGGCAACCTCGATGGCATTATCGGAACTCGAGAGTCAATTGGATGCTAGGCTATTTGAGAGAGTGGGTAATCGGTTGAGACTTAACTCTCAGGGCAGTTTATTACTGCCTTTAGCGACGGAAGCACTTCAAAAATTCGATCAAATTGAGCATCTTTTTTCTTCACCCGAAGCAGAACTCAGTGGGACATTAAACGTCAGTGCCAGTTCTACCATTGGTAATTATTTGATGGCAAAAAGTTCGGTTGCATTTTGTCAGCAACATACCAGCGCGCTTGTGGACCTCGATATTACGAATACGCTTGCCGTGATTAAGTCAGTGCTCGAGTTTCGCAGTGAAGTTGGATTTATTGAGGGCCAATGTCTGGATAGTCGAATAAGAGTCGAGGCCTGGCACAAGGATAAACTATTGGTATTTTGTCATCCGGCGCACCCTCTTGCGGGTCAACGGGTAGCCCCGCAAGCTTTGAAAGGGCAACCTTGGGTGATGAGAGAGGAGGGCTCCGGTACTCGAGATTATTTTATCAGCTCCGCTCAAGCGCTGGATATGCAGCCCATCGAAAGATTTAACTTCTCAACGCCAGATGCCATCAAGCAAGCGGTAAAACAGGGCGCGGGGTTAGCCGTACTGTCAGAGCTTACGCTCGAGAAAGAGGTAAGCCGAAAAGAGTTAGCGATTATTGAAGTTGAAGGGCTGGAGCTGGAGCGTCAGTTTTATCGTATTCACCATAAGAGTCGAAAGTCGACACCTTTGTGCGATGCCTTTATCGACTTCTGCAGGAGCTTTATCAATGTGGCCACTTAG
- the rnhA gene encoding ribonuclease HI, producing MMGMKQLSIFTDGSCLGNPGPGGYGVVMKYKQHTKEIADGFLLTTNNRMELLAPIIALEALKVPCKIVLTSDSQYMRQGITQWIHGWKKKGWITSSKQPVKNVDLWKRLDLASKGHEIDWRWVKGHAGHVENERCDTLAREAAEAKPKQEDIGYQA from the coding sequence ATGATGGGTATGAAACAGCTCTCTATATTTACTGATGGCTCCTGCTTAGGTAATCCCGGGCCTGGTGGCTATGGTGTGGTGATGAAATACAAGCAGCACACCAAAGAGATCGCTGACGGTTTCCTGTTAACAACCAACAATCGCATGGAATTATTGGCGCCTATTATTGCATTAGAAGCACTAAAAGTACCCTGTAAAATCGTGCTTACCAGTGACAGCCAATATATGCGACAAGGGATCACTCAGTGGATCCATGGCTGGAAGAAAAAAGGCTGGATCACCTCGAGTAAGCAACCGGTCAAAAATGTCGACCTGTGGAAGCGCTTAGATCTGGCGAGTAAAGGTCATGAGATTGACTGGCGCTGGGTTAAGGGTCATGCCGGACATGTCGAAAATGAGCGCTGCGACACCTTAGCCAGAGAGGCCGCAGAAGCAAAACCTAAACAAGAAGATATCGGCTATCAAGCATAA
- the dnaQ gene encoding DNA polymerase III subunit epsilon, with the protein MNIVSSAKRQVILDTETTGMNQGAGAIYLGHRIIEIGCVEVINRRLTGRHYHEYINPQQIIDEEAIEVHGITNEYVANKPKFAEISQSFIDFIDGAEVVAHNASFDVNFMDHEFSLLQPRGPKTADICQILDTLDIAKFLHPGQKNNLDALCKRYGIDNSRRELHGALLDAEILADVYLMMTGGQTKFNLSGDKAGEGEGGIIRLNSNRANLKVIRATADELTKHEERLDLVAKSGQCIWRG; encoded by the coding sequence ATGAATATCGTTTCAAGTGCAAAACGTCAGGTTATTCTGGATACAGAAACCACAGGTATGAACCAAGGGGCCGGCGCCATCTACCTTGGACACCGTATCATCGAAATTGGTTGTGTGGAGGTGATTAATCGTCGCCTAACCGGACGCCATTATCATGAGTACATCAATCCGCAACAGATCATCGATGAAGAAGCGATTGAAGTTCACGGTATTACCAATGAATATGTCGCTAACAAACCCAAATTTGCCGAGATTTCACAAAGTTTTATCGATTTTATCGATGGCGCCGAAGTGGTGGCTCATAATGCGAGCTTCGACGTTAACTTTATGGATCACGAGTTTTCTTTGCTGCAGCCGCGAGGTCCGAAAACGGCGGATATCTGTCAGATTCTGGATACTCTGGATATTGCAAAATTTTTGCACCCGGGGCAGAAAAATAACCTGGATGCCTTGTGTAAGCGATACGGTATAGATAACTCTCGCCGGGAACTCCACGGTGCTTTACTCGATGCGGAGATCTTAGCCGACGTCTACCTGATGATGACGGGTGGTCAGACTAAGTTCAACCTTTCCGGTGATAAGGCTGGAGAAGGTGAGGGAGGTATCATTCGTTTAAACAGTAATAGAGCAAATCTTAAAGTGATCAGAGCAACGGCCGATGAACTAACTAAGCATGAAGAAAGATTAGATTTAGTTGCAAAATCAGGACAATGTATTTGGCGAGGATAG
- a CDS encoding TIGR03503 family protein produces MKIKNKLIGSLIALSIGFSTIAVAAVVPSDKAHELKNRFRIDHMVDSLTLVIQRKYGSGPVVIVLPDGSKWYASRHPKHVKWVDGLSGDIVTIEKPMPGPWQLLGRVVQGSTIKKISKLDISVEPFPQPLFQGERLKVTAQLLGDEQRIRMPGLDYLVEWTAKFVSDHQVGEENFATGNIIVGSYKDNGEGLDERPDDGLFTGKINLTQAWGTYDLHVNARNNILSRDFHHKFVLSPIPISVDVIEPEDPLKDRWKLFVKVNDEAVRLDETHLDFELVGPAGLQLPITINGLEETESELLLPEVAEFGSYRIKGVAATTTLSGREILLSMPERFFNLIEPPEPPPTAEELAAIAAKKAAIAEKKAKDDAVFWIILVNCGLLVFGILGLLVWRKRRNLKEALAATQLRLDEEKAKQKEIGPALDEIDLTMPEDPPS; encoded by the coding sequence ATGAAGATCAAGAATAAACTTATTGGCTCACTTATAGCGCTAAGTATCGGCTTTAGCACTATAGCCGTTGCCGCTGTTGTGCCGTCAGATAAAGCCCATGAGCTCAAAAATCGTTTTCGAATCGATCATATGGTTGATAGCCTGACTTTAGTTATTCAACGCAAGTACGGCAGCGGCCCCGTTGTTATCGTTTTACCCGATGGTAGTAAATGGTATGCCAGTCGCCATCCCAAGCATGTCAAATGGGTTGATGGTCTCAGTGGAGACATTGTGACTATCGAGAAGCCTATGCCTGGTCCGTGGCAGTTACTCGGGCGCGTCGTGCAAGGCTCCACAATAAAGAAAATCTCAAAGTTAGACATCTCTGTCGAGCCTTTCCCACAGCCTCTGTTTCAAGGGGAACGCTTAAAAGTCACGGCGCAGCTATTAGGCGATGAACAGCGCATTAGAATGCCTGGGTTAGATTATCTGGTCGAGTGGACAGCTAAATTTGTCAGTGACCATCAGGTCGGTGAAGAAAATTTTGCTACGGGAAATATTATTGTAGGCTCCTATAAAGATAATGGAGAAGGGTTAGATGAACGTCCCGATGACGGCCTGTTCACCGGGAAAATAAATTTAACTCAAGCCTGGGGTACTTATGATCTTCATGTAAATGCTCGAAATAATATTTTGTCTAGGGACTTTCATCATAAGTTTGTATTGTCTCCTATTCCCATAAGTGTCGATGTCATCGAACCTGAAGACCCACTAAAAGACAGGTGGAAGTTGTTCGTTAAGGTCAATGACGAGGCCGTGAGGTTAGACGAGACACATTTAGATTTTGAATTAGTTGGACCGGCGGGACTGCAACTTCCTATCACCATCAATGGGCTTGAAGAAACAGAAAGTGAGTTGCTACTACCTGAAGTTGCAGAGTTTGGCAGCTACCGGATTAAAGGCGTCGCGGCAACGACCACACTTAGCGGAAGAGAGATCTTACTCAGTATGCCAGAGCGATTCTTCAATTTGATTGAGCCACCGGAGCCGCCACCAACAGCCGAAGAGCTAGCAGCCATCGCGGCGAAGAAAGCGGCTATTGCCGAAAAGAAAGCCAAGGATGACGCAGTCTTTTGGATAATATTAGTTAATTGTGGGTTATTAGTCTTCGGTATTCTAGGTTTACTTGTCTGGCGTAAACGTCGCAACTTGAAAGAGGCGTTAGCGGCAACTCAGTTACGTTTAGACGAAGAGAAGGCAAAGCAGAAGGAGATTGGCCCGGCGTTGGATGAAATTGATTTAACTATGCCGGAAGATCCCCCCTCATAA
- the xapA gene encoding xanthosine phosphorylase codes for MKTDPVDNALATISALKPNFRPKAAFILGSGLGILADELEERVCIAYEELDGFPISTVEGHSGELVLGRMNGIDVVCMKGRGHYYEHQSMKVMTNPVRTFKRLGCELLIVTNAAGSLRPESIDVGSLVIFNDHINTMPGTPMTGRNDDTYGPRFFSLANAYDKSLRMEALEVAKKENIHANEGVFVSYSGPNFETPAEIRMMQIIGGDVVGMSVVPEVISAAHCNLPVLAICAITNMAEGLGDVALSHEQTLKCAKLAQDDFINLIKAFMANHF; via the coding sequence ATGAAGACAGATCCTGTAGACAATGCACTAGCCACCATTTCAGCCCTTAAACCAAATTTCAGACCTAAAGCTGCATTCATCTTAGGCTCCGGCCTGGGGATCCTTGCGGACGAACTGGAAGAGAGAGTCTGCATCGCCTATGAAGAGCTTGATGGCTTCCCTATCAGCACTGTCGAAGGTCACTCCGGCGAGTTAGTCTTGGGGAGAATGAATGGTATCGACGTTGTTTGCATGAAAGGCCGCGGCCATTACTACGAACATCAAAGCATGAAAGTCATGACAAATCCGGTGCGAACTTTTAAACGTTTAGGTTGCGAACTGCTAATCGTTACTAATGCCGCCGGGTCTTTACGCCCCGAGAGTATCGACGTCGGCTCCCTCGTCATTTTCAATGACCACATCAATACCATGCCAGGAACCCCCATGACTGGTCGTAATGATGACACCTATGGCCCACGTTTTTTCAGTTTAGCGAATGCTTATGATAAATCCTTACGCATGGAAGCATTGGAGGTGGCCAAAAAAGAGAATATTCATGCCAATGAAGGGGTATTTGTCTCCTACAGTGGTCCGAATTTCGAAACCCCTGCCGAAATACGCATGATGCAGATCATAGGCGGAGACGTGGTCGGAATGTCTGTGGTACCTGAGGTCATATCTGCAGCCCACTGTAACCTTCCCGTGCTGGCTATCTGTGCTATTACTAATATGGCCGAGGGCTTAGGAGATGTCGCCCTGTCTCATGAACAAACACTCAAGTGTGCGAAGTTAGCACAGGATGACTTTATCAACCTAATCAAGGCATTTATGGCAAATCATTTTTGA
- a CDS encoding LysR family transcriptional regulator, whose product MDINENVLNGRITLKMLRYFYAVSQCMHFGQAAEQLNISKSPLSAQIKELESVLDVILFERTTRHVQLTEVGLLLQQECALLFELFRDSINKVTQAGRELDNTINIGLMSSIFWAGFGAALREFKKSYPEYTFNFIELAPQKQKQALIEHRIDIGLARFADTQNIHPLSAKLLYAEPMCVLVSDEHPLKRKQSLSLDELINEEFVFIDRTNSASTDMIIEVLLESGFYPKVTQEVIEPTTLMAVVATSTMVSIVPQSYRQHQWQNVCFIPLKETISADIYAIYHSGSARESVNAFLTAIPGLLSQQNIS is encoded by the coding sequence ATGGATATTAATGAAAATGTACTAAATGGGCGTATAACATTGAAAATGCTTCGTTACTTTTATGCTGTGTCTCAATGTATGCATTTTGGACAAGCCGCAGAACAGCTTAATATCTCAAAATCGCCCTTGAGTGCTCAAATAAAAGAGCTGGAGTCTGTGCTGGATGTGATCTTGTTTGAGCGTACGACCCGCCATGTTCAGCTCACTGAAGTTGGTCTGTTATTGCAGCAGGAGTGTGCACTACTGTTTGAACTGTTTCGTGACTCGATCAATAAGGTGACTCAGGCTGGCCGGGAGCTGGATAACACGATCAACATAGGGTTAATGAGCTCGATATTTTGGGCCGGTTTCGGGGCAGCCCTGAGAGAGTTCAAAAAGAGTTACCCGGAATATACCTTTAATTTTATTGAGTTGGCGCCACAGAAGCAGAAACAAGCGTTAATCGAGCATCGTATCGATATCGGCTTGGCTCGATTTGCTGATACACAAAATATTCACCCACTCAGTGCAAAACTTTTATACGCAGAACCCATGTGTGTATTGGTGTCCGATGAGCACCCATTGAAAAGGAAACAAAGTCTCAGTTTGGATGAGCTTATTAATGAAGAGTTTGTCTTTATTGACCGTACAAACTCTGCATCCACCGATATGATTATTGAGGTACTTTTAGAGTCTGGCTTTTACCCTAAGGTGACTCAGGAGGTCATTGAACCGACGACGTTAATGGCGGTTGTGGCAACGAGCACTATGGTGTCGATTGTTCCTCAAAGTTACCGTCAACATCAATGGCAAAATGTGTGTTTTATTCCGTTAAAAGAGACCATTTCAGCGGATATTTATGCGATTTATCACAGCGGGTCCGCAAGAGAGTCCGTCAATGCATTTTTAACCGCGATACCTGGTTTACTCAGTCAACAAAATATCAGCTAG
- a CDS encoding M28 family metallopeptidase produces the protein MNSRNILLMTFFSTLFLTACGQQVSKVPATEVNLDNAHRHIKILASDEFAGRGPLTEGERVTIDYLAKQYREIGLTGGNKGSFFQTVPMAKLTSDQSMLLTIGDLEFQAGKDFTARTQQMNTDIKLNDSQVVFVGYGINAPEYQWNDYRDIDVTDKTVIVLVNDPGFATQDDNLFTGNAMTYYGRWTYKYEEAARQGAKAVLIVHETAPAAYPWSVVESSNTGSKYTLVDDENNKSKLPIMGWLQHEATKQVFAQAGLDFDTLKHQAISRNFKPIPFKQTARLNLTTAIEHAESNNVLALIKGSKRPDETIIVSAHWDHFGTQQTPEGPKIYNGAIDNATGVAGTLEIARILMERHKIKPFERSILFANFTAEETGMIGSELFARGTVLPTKNIVGLLNIDGMNALDGVDYVLQYGKNMSELEGYLQKAASKQQRHVKLDPRPQNGLFFRSDHFSLAKQGVPGLLFMSLGDTDPDYISHRYHKEADDYSVSWSLGGMQQEIALIVDIASELATNDDWPKWKADSDFKKRRAEDMSKM, from the coding sequence ATGAATAGTAGAAATATCTTGTTAATGACGTTCTTTTCAACGTTATTTTTAACGGCATGCGGGCAACAAGTATCAAAAGTGCCAGCCACAGAAGTGAACCTAGATAATGCTCATCGCCATATAAAAATACTGGCTTCCGATGAATTTGCGGGTCGAGGACCACTGACTGAAGGGGAAAGAGTCACCATTGATTATTTGGCGAAACAATATCGCGAAATAGGATTAACCGGGGGCAATAAAGGAAGTTTCTTCCAAACCGTCCCCATGGCCAAGCTCACCTCAGATCAGTCCATGCTTTTAACCATTGGTGATCTTGAGTTTCAGGCGGGAAAAGATTTCACCGCCCGTACTCAGCAGATGAATACAGATATCAAACTCAATGATTCGCAGGTGGTATTTGTTGGGTACGGCATCAATGCCCCTGAATATCAGTGGAATGATTATCGTGACATTGACGTAACAGATAAAACGGTCATTGTTTTAGTCAATGATCCAGGCTTCGCGACACAAGACGATAATCTATTTACCGGCAACGCCATGACCTATTATGGACGTTGGACCTATAAGTATGAGGAAGCGGCCAGACAAGGGGCAAAAGCGGTATTGATAGTCCATGAAACAGCCCCTGCCGCCTATCCATGGAGTGTTGTAGAGAGCTCAAACACTGGCAGCAAATACACCTTAGTAGACGATGAGAATAACAAGAGTAAGCTGCCAATCATGGGCTGGTTACAGCATGAAGCCACGAAACAGGTTTTTGCTCAAGCGGGTCTGGATTTTGACACATTAAAACACCAGGCTATCAGCCGTAACTTTAAGCCTATTCCTTTTAAGCAAACTGCCAGGTTAAACCTGACAACGGCCATTGAACATGCAGAGTCAAACAATGTTCTTGCGTTAATTAAAGGCAGCAAAAGGCCCGATGAAACCATTATCGTCAGTGCCCATTGGGATCATTTTGGTACACAACAAACACCTGAGGGTCCCAAAATTTATAATGGCGCCATCGATAATGCCACCGGTGTGGCGGGCACACTGGAAATTGCACGCATACTGATGGAGCGCCACAAAATTAAGCCGTTTGAGCGTTCAATTCTCTTTGCCAATTTTACCGCAGAGGAAACGGGCATGATTGGGTCCGAACTCTTTGCTCGTGGCACCGTTTTACCCACTAAAAACATCGTAGGCTTACTGAATATCGATGGTATGAACGCCTTAGACGGAGTCGACTATGTATTACAATATGGCAAAAACATGTCAGAACTTGAGGGGTATCTGCAAAAGGCGGCCAGTAAACAGCAACGACACGTTAAGCTCGATCCAAGACCGCAAAACGGCCTCTTCTTTCGTTCCGACCACTTCTCATTAGCTAAACAAGGAGTTCCAGGTTTACTGTTTATGAGTCTGGGGGATACCGATCCTGACTATATCAGTCACAGATACCATAAAGAGGCCGACGACTATTCAGTTTCCTGGTCATTAGGTGGCATGCAACAGGAGATCGCCTTGATTGTCGATATCGCCAGTGAGCTGGCGACCAACGATGATTGGCCTAAGTGGAAAGCCGATTCTGACTTTAAGAAGCGCAGAGCCGAAGACATGAGCAAGATGTAA
- a CDS encoding cation:proton antiporter, with the protein MVEQITAMLGLVGVLSLVCQWVGWKMRLPAILPLLLCGLIMGPVLGVLDPDELFGELLFPIISLGVAVILFEGALTLNFKEIKDHGRMVTHLVSIGALITWLCIGGATHLLLGFSWTMAMLFGALVVVTGPTVIVPMLRSVKPKSQLASILRWEGIIIDPIGALLAVLVFEYIAVAADPTTHMIYALGYMLGVGLGLGALAGYFVGQILRQNLLPHYLKNTAVLTIMLGVFVGSNLLQEESGLLSVTVMGIFLANMRGVDIADIIEFKETLTVLLISALFILLAARLDSHALLSLGWEGVGVLAIVMFIARPLSVWCCGIGTSLSRADKWFLSWMAPRGIVAAAVSSLFAIKLEGLGVEGAGLIVPLVFLIIIGTVVIQSLTAGIWARYLGVNAGSSEGLLIFGAAQFSRELAKVLKSKQVSVILADNNWNNIRLARMDNIPVYFGNPASEHATNFLDMTGIGRLLVISPYRQLNPLVSFHYQDLLGSEKVYGLSNAEETSARHQLSESYMKRLCLFGESVSYAKLASLMSKGAVIKSTNITDNFSFNDFCTRYGDSAMPLIYLEGTKVHIFTASDTRLSSGIELISLLPVEAQALAREQDKLSESLDEAESDSKD; encoded by the coding sequence ATGGTCGAACAGATCACAGCCATGCTGGGACTGGTAGGTGTGTTATCTCTTGTTTGCCAGTGGGTAGGCTGGAAAATGCGATTACCTGCGATTTTGCCTCTCCTGTTATGTGGTTTAATCATGGGGCCTGTGCTCGGTGTACTGGATCCCGATGAGCTTTTCGGTGAACTGCTTTTCCCGATTATCTCTTTAGGTGTTGCCGTCATTCTCTTCGAAGGCGCATTAACGCTGAACTTTAAAGAGATAAAAGACCATGGCCGTATGGTCACCCACCTGGTATCGATAGGTGCGCTGATCACCTGGCTCTGTATTGGAGGCGCAACTCACCTGCTTTTAGGCTTTAGTTGGACGATGGCCATGTTATTTGGTGCCCTGGTGGTTGTTACCGGTCCGACGGTTATCGTGCCTATGCTTCGAAGTGTTAAGCCAAAGTCACAACTGGCAAGCATTTTACGCTGGGAGGGGATCATTATCGATCCCATAGGTGCACTCCTTGCCGTATTGGTTTTTGAATATATCGCCGTGGCCGCCGATCCGACTACACATATGATCTATGCACTCGGCTATATGCTTGGGGTCGGCTTAGGTTTAGGCGCATTGGCCGGGTACTTTGTCGGACAGATCTTAAGGCAAAACCTTCTGCCTCACTATCTGAAGAATACCGCGGTATTGACCATTATGTTGGGCGTGTTCGTCGGCTCTAATTTGTTGCAGGAGGAGTCCGGGTTACTGAGTGTCACCGTTATGGGCATCTTCTTAGCCAATATGAGAGGAGTCGATATTGCCGATATCATCGAGTTTAAAGAGACGCTAACGGTTCTGCTTATCTCCGCGTTATTTATTTTGCTGGCTGCTCGCCTGGACTCTCATGCCCTGTTAAGTCTGGGATGGGAGGGAGTAGGGGTATTGGCGATTGTAATGTTTATTGCTCGCCCCCTGAGTGTCTGGTGCTGCGGAATAGGCACGTCTTTAAGTCGAGCTGATAAGTGGTTTTTAAGTTGGATGGCACCCCGGGGCATCGTCGCGGCGGCCGTTTCTTCGCTCTTCGCCATTAAGCTCGAAGGGTTAGGGGTCGAAGGAGCGGGGTTAATTGTGCCTTTGGTATTTTTAATTATCATAGGAACTGTGGTCATTCAAAGTTTAACTGCGGGGATCTGGGCCAGATATCTGGGAGTCAATGCCGGCTCTTCCGAAGGTTTATTGATTTTTGGTGCTGCGCAGTTCTCAAGGGAGCTGGCAAAAGTTCTAAAATCTAAACAGGTTAGCGTTATCCTGGCGGATAATAACTGGAACAACATCAGATTGGCTCGTATGGACAACATTCCCGTCTATTTCGGAAACCCCGCATCGGAGCATGCGACGAATTTTCTCGATATGACAGGAATAGGGCGCCTGTTGGTTATCTCTCCCTATCGGCAGCTCAATCCTCTGGTGAGTTTTCATTATCAAGATCTGCTTGGTAGTGAAAAAGTATACGGATTGAGTAACGCTGAAGAGACAAGCGCGAGGCACCAACTATCCGAAAGCTATATGAAAAGGCTTTGTTTATTTGGTGAGTCCGTTTCTTACGCTAAATTGGCGAGTCTAATGTCCAAAGGGGCAGTGATTAAGAGTACCAATATTACCGATAACTTCAGCTTTAATGATTTTTGCACCCGCTATGGAGACAGTGCCATGCCGCTTATCTATCTGGAGGGGACGAAAGTGCATATATTTACCGCTTCGGATACCCGGCTATCAAGCGGAATCGAGTTGATCAGTCTCTTACCAGTCGAGGCACAGGCGTTGGCTAGGGAGCAGGATAAGTTATCGGAGAGTCTGGATGAAGCTGAGAGCGATTCAAAGGATTAG